GTTAAAGAATTCGTCGCTCAGTCCAATGCACGCGGCCCGTTGCGTGCCGGAGCCGGCGTCCGCAGCTGGACTCGTCAATTGAAAGAAAAGTTGGGCGTGCAGGACATTACACTGTACGGTGTTCCCGATACTTCACGTGTGGCCCGCGTTCTGATCGAAGCCGACTACCGCATGAAGCTGATCGGCATTGGAAAAATGGATGCTGGCGAAAATATCCCGAGCTACTTTGACCTGCTGGCAAAAGAGGACAACAAAGGCACACAAAACCTGGAAGCACTCCGCTGGTGGTTGACCATGAAGTACGACTCCGTACTGCACAACGCCGAACGGACCGCGTATCAGGTGGTTGGTTCCTCCGTTCTGTGTCAGTCTGAAAATCAGATCGTGACCAAAGAAGGGCAACGGCTGCAAACCGGTCAGGCAGAAAAGCTGAACCGGGAATTCGCTGCCAATTTCACCAAACACTATCAGGAACTGGCACAACAGGATCTGGTATATGCCGACCTGCAGAACATTTTTGACCTGGCTCTCGTGGCTGCTCTGATGCGAAACGAACAACTGGCTGACCGTGCCAGCTGGGAAATGACGGCATTTGCCGCCAACGGTGCTTATCATCCCGCCGAGTTCGAACCGGCTCACACCGTTGACACCGTTGTGAATCACCGGGTATTCAACGGTAAAGATGTTGTCGTTCAGGTCGCAGGCGGCGTTCGCGTCGACACGGGTTCTGTTGTCAAAAACCAGAACAATCTGAAAGTCTCACAGGAAGTCGGAGCCGTCTCCGCTCAATCCAAAGCCCCTGCATTGCCCGTAGGTCGCTGGTGGTGGGATCTGGCTAACTAATATCCTGATTGAATTCTATCAGACGACATAAAAAAACCGCGGCCCGTTCATCAGGCCGCGGTTTTTATTTTTGACTGCCGGAAACACAACTCTATTTCACATAACCTTTGATGCCGATGGGCTTCAAGTTTTGAGGAAAATCACGCGGCTCTGTATGAGCCTGCTGCATGACTTTGGTCAACTCTTTGACCTTTTCTGGATGCTGTTTGGCAAGATTCTTCGTTTCACCAATGTCCTTACCCAGATCATACAGTTCGACCGGCTGATTCATGCGATTCTGTACCACTTTCCAGTCGCCCCTCCGCAGGGCACGCGAACGGATTTTATCCTTCGTGTATTCCCAGTAGAGATATTTCTGTTTCTCCTGTGTCCCTTTCCCCAGCAGCGTCGGCAAAAACGAAATGCCATCGATGTCAACGCCTTCCGGCACTTTGGTCCCTGCCACTTGTGCGAAGGTGGGCAAAATATCCCAGAAGCCGATCTGCAGGTCGGACGTTGTTCCCGGTTTGATCTTCCCCGGCCAACTGGCGATGAACGGCACCCGCAGACCCCCTTCGTACATCGTTCCTTTATGACCGCGAAGTGGTGCATTCCCGTTAAAGAAATCGGTCATTTCTTTCCAGGTTCCCCCCTGCCCGCCGTTGTCAGAGGTGAAGATGATCAAGGTATTGTCACGAATGCCCAGTTCTTCCAGCATCGCGACGAGTTCGCCTACATTATCATCCAGACGTGAAACCATACCGGCAAAGGTCGTCAGGCCGTCTTCCGAGCCGATATAGCCGGGACGCGGGTCCAGAATCTGCTTCTTAGGAAACTTCCCGCGATAGGGACGCTCGGACTCTTCCGGCACTACCAGTTCGACGTGCGGAATGATGTAAGGCAGGTAAGCGAAGAAAGGCTGTGATTGATTTTCGCGAATGAAATTCATCGCATCTTCGTGCAACAGGTCGTTGATATAGGTGCCCCGCTGATTATTTTCGTTTTCCGGCAGCATCCGTTTTTCATTGTTGTGCCAGATCCAGAAGGGATAATAAAAGTGAGCATGTACCTGAAGTAATTGGCCGGTGAAGGTATCAAAGCCCTTCTTCAAAGGCTGTCCAGACGTTCCTGCATAACCCAGGCCCCACTTGCCGAACATGCCCGTTGCATAGCCGGCTGCTTTCAACACTTCGGCTACGGTTTTGTCTTCTTCATACAACAGCTGATTTAGATCGTTGGCACGAACGGCGGTATGCCCCGTGTGTTGCCCCGTCATCAACACACTCCGCGAAGGCTGACACACCATACAACCTGCATATGCCTGTGTGAACTTCATCCCGTCTGCAGCCAGCTTGTCGATGTGCGGCGTTTTGATTTTTGTTTGACCATAGCAACCGAGCTCGG
This window of the Gimesia fumaroli genome carries:
- a CDS encoding arylsulfatase, which encodes MLLRFVFLSTLLCCLTGYFSPVSEAAEQKPNIIFIMADDLGYAELGCYGQTKIKTPHIDKLAADGMKFTQAYAGCMVCQPSRSVLMTGQHTGHTAVRANDLNQLLYEEDKTVAEVLKAAGYATGMFGKWGLGYAGTSGQPLKKGFDTFTGQLLQVHAHFYYPFWIWHNNEKRMLPENENNQRGTYINDLLHEDAMNFIRENQSQPFFAYLPYIIPHVELVVPEESERPYRGKFPKKQILDPRPGYIGSEDGLTTFAGMVSRLDDNVGELVAMLEELGIRDNTLIIFTSDNGGQGGTWKEMTDFFNGNAPLRGHKGTMYEGGLRVPFIASWPGKIKPGTTSDLQIGFWDILPTFAQVAGTKVPEGVDIDGISFLPTLLGKGTQEKQKYLYWEYTKDKIRSRALRRGDWKVVQNRMNQPVELYDLGKDIGETKNLAKQHPEKVKELTKVMQQAHTEPRDFPQNLKPIGIKGYVK